The window TCCCCAAGGACCCGCAGTCCAGGCCCCAGCCCGCCCTCCTCCACCCGGCTCCCTTGCCTGCACCCCTAACCTGTTGAAAGGGGTTGGAGACCGCCTGATTGCAGAGGAAGTAATAGTTCAGGATGTCTGaagtgggagggaaagagggggagcCCATGAGCCTGGGTCCCCGGAGCCTCCCCGCgggaaggtgggaaggggcagggcgctgcctccccaccctcagggccaggggcccctccccagcccgggGGCCTCCTGTGGTCCCAGCAGCCCGACATTCAGGGACAGGCTACcgtcctgccctcctgcccttgACTAAATTGTGCAGCATTTCTCCCAAGTGGCCAAATCTTCCCATTCTGGGGGAGGGACGCCCAACCCTGTCTCCCAACTGCTCTCTCCTGAATCCAGCATCTGTATCCCTGTCTCTTTCCCGTGCCACCAGGAGAGGTGCTGAGAGCTTCTGAGACCGAGCACCGCCCCCGCCCCATGACCCCaggcaggactgggcagagagGCCTGAGGATGCAGGGCCTGCAGGGGGTTGGTGGGGTCACCTGAGCTGAGCCCAGTCTCCTCCTGGGTCAGGTTCAGGATGTAGGTGTCAGGACTGGAGCAGAAGTcactgaggccctgagagaggCATTAGGAAGAGGGGCTCAGACCAGAAACTGCTCTAATTCCACACACCCACAGAACTCAGTGTCTGGCTcacctgccccccaacccctttCCTGATCATCCCTGGGGAGTCAGGAGTCcaggctcccagcccctccttcctcagacccaggagtccgaTCCCACAggccctcctcccccagacccaggagtccagacccccagccccctcctcccccagacccaggagtccagacccccagcccctcctccctcaggcccaggagtccagacccccagcccctcctccctcagacccaggagtccaggcccccagcccctcccccccagccccctcctcccccagacccaggagtccaggccctcagacccaggagtccagaccccTAGGCCCCTCCTCCCTAGTGTCCAAGTCTCTAGCTTCTAGACCTCAGAACCTGTGTTCCTGGCCCCAAGTCCTTCCCCTTAGGacctgccccagggcccaggggcccAGCCTCCATTACTCACCACAGCTGTAGCTGCCTCCAGGCCCATGGAGCCCCAGCTCAGGACAAGAACCAGGAGACTCATCACTGTCATCCTATAAAAGGGGAGGGGATTGGTTTGGGGTTCTGGGGTTTTTAATGTACCTGCCtcacctcttcccttcccccGCCCCAAATCCTATcacagcccctcccccttccccaccaatCTCTGGAGCCTGGAGGATCAGAATTAGGGGGGACAGGGGGAGGACGGGGCTGCAGGTCGTAGACCTGTGATTGTTGACATTGAACTGAACATCTGGTCCCTGCCTGGGAGTGAGGGGGAGGATGCTGAGAAGGGCCCTAGGCTGGCAAGCCAGCAGCCCAGATGCCAGCCCAGCGATGCCCCCGCCTTGCTCTGGGATTCTGGGAGAGCCACTGCCCACTTCTGGGCTCTGCTTCCTCGCTTTGAATCCGCAGGAGCCCAGTAGTTCCCAAGCATGCCTCTCAGGTTTGAGCACAGCTTGGTCACCTCCTGCTCTGCCCACACTCCTCCTCCAAGGCATGGGCACCGCCAGGGCTAGAACTGCGGCCTGGTTTTTCTCTGGGGATGGGGTCTAGGGGCAAGGGTCAGCACTGGAGGGTGGTCACCATCTCTAAACCTCAGGGGGAGCCTGCATGGGACAGCAGGACTTCTCACCGAGGGTGGGTGTGGAGACTGGGGAGCACCAGCAGGGcccccagaggcagggaggatTCAAGGGCCCCTCTAACTGGGATGGGCTGGCCTGAGTAGAAAACCAGCTCCagcacttcctggctgtgtggcccGGGGCAAGTGgcccaacctctctgagcccccgtCTCCCCCTGGGTtaaatggggaaaaggaaagcatACCCTCACAGGGTCAGTGTGAGGGTTCCAGAAGAGGGCTGGTCACACAGAATGAGCCGTTAAATAAGGGTGTAGTCTTGAGATTCCCGTGAGCCACGTAACGGTCACTCAGCCTCAGATGTGGTCACCTTCTGCCTCTGCAAGTCAGGTGCCTGACGGGCCCCTCCTTCACGGGGTTGTGTGTACACAGCCCTCAGGAGAAGTCAGTAATCACCCCATCCTCAGTgcaatcattatatatatatatataatttttttttttccctaggatttTGGAGCCCTTCCCACGCCTCAGGGCCTGTGTTTCTGGGTCTGCCCAGCCTGTCCTGCGCTAGGCCTGGTGTCTCTGTATGTGCTCACCCAGCCCAGGACCTCCATGGAAGTCTATGGGACAAGGGAATGAGAGCATGAACCTGGCAAGGACAGTGGTCCCTGTTGCAAGAGTGCTGTGGGATGGAAAGAGGTCCCCTTGTGCTGGTCCATGAGCCTGCCCCGAGGACACCCAGACTTACACGATCACCAGCCACTTGCTCTGCTTTGCTAAGCCCAGGAGGGTGAAGAGGCAGACCAGCAGCTCCAGGAGCAGCAGAAGGACATAGGCCAGCCACCTGGAGAAGGGACAGGGTGACACTGAGCAGCAAATCCAGCCCTCCGTACCCAGGCTCCCAGACCAGGGTGGCAGAGGGGGACGGCACCCCCACGCTCATGCCCCGGTCCCCAGGCCACAGCCAGCTCCTCATGAAATGGGTGCATTGGGAGGCGGGCCACTGCAGCCAGTCAGACCTCAGGTGCCAGGGTCTGGGCGCCTGGAACCCCACCCCGGCTGGACCGTGCACAGGCCCTGTCACCGGGCATGAGCGCTTGGCCCCCTGGAGCCCCACCTGCCACGGCACCCTGCAGAGTGAAGTGGGTGGTTCCCGGGCGTGGGCCGAGTGTCCTATTGCACAACATGGGGCTCGGCCAGGCTCTCCACTTCCTACCTGCACGCAACCTTGTCTCAGGAGCTTTGCCtcctgtgccttggtttccccgcCTGTAACGTGGGGGAGATCAGCAGCACCTGCTCCGAGAGGGTGTTGTGAGGCTAAGGAGCACAAACTTAGAAGGGTACCGGGCACACGGACACCCTGACATAGGAGCTTGGACGTGCAGGGAACTTCACATGCTAGTTAAGTATTAATGATTGATTCACTCTGCTCGGAGGGCTGGCATGGCGTGAATGCTCCATAAATAGCAGCACTGGCCGTGGTCCCCACACAGCTGTGTGAGGCTGGGGCGCCGGAGTGGCAAGAGGACCCTCCTTTCCCAAGGGGGAGCTGGGCCGCGTGGCTCCGGGAGACCCGCCGGCTTTTGCTCCCAGTGTCCCTGCCGCACACCCCAGCTTCGCTCTCTCGCTTCCGTCAGGAGCAGCCGACCCTTCTGCCCTAAGCCGCTGTGAACACCTGCTCTGGGCTTCCAGGAACTTGGCCAGGAAGCTCTCCCTCCAGGGGCCCCAGTAACCTTGCAGGAAACCGGCCACCTCAGCTGGGGGAGGACTCCCGAGGCCCAGGCACTCATATTGGTACATCCAGGGACGCTTCCTTGTTGGGGGGGAGTCTGCCTGCACGACTACCTGGGCCCCCTAGAGGGGGGCTGAAGCCTGGCACGTGGCTTAGCCACAGTGCAGAACCCGGACTCCCTGGGACCCAGGCCTGTTGGATGCCCCGCGGGGGTGTCCTTATCATGGACTGCTTCAGCCCTGGTGGGCCTCCACCCCGGAGCACAGAAGCCAGGAGGCAAGAGACGGCGTCCTGCCTCTGCCCCGGCGCCTGGGCAGGGCCCTCAGAAGGTGTCAGATAAACAGGAGACAAAATTCCTAACAGCCGAAGCAATGAGGACTTCATCATATTGGCTGTTGGCAAGGGTGCCTGCCCCAGATATCCGCATAAGCTGTTCCTCCCTCACATATCACCTTCTCGGTGCGGCCtccccagacccccacccccGACGCCCACACACGCCCACTGCACGTGCAAACTGCCAGTCACTGTCCCcagcccatccccctcccttgCTTCACTTTTCTCCAAAGCTCTTACCACCCACCACCTCACAAGTGTTTGCTCCTTGTTGGGCCCCTTACTGGAAGATGGGCAGGAGTTGccgtctgttttgttcattgcccTGTCTCATAAAAACTTACATTTTCCACACATCTGTATAGTGTGTGCCCATCACTGTTGTAAGCACATACGGATAAGCACTCATCTGATCCTCAACAATCCAATGAGGGGAGCACTACCCATCGTTCCCACTTTACAGATCGGGACACCAAGGCACGGAACTGGTAACTTGTCACAGGGTCATGGAGTGGCCATCTGGCCTTAGAGCTCATGTTCCTAACCACTGGGGCACCCCTCTCTGTCACCAGAAGGTGCTAAATAAGGATCTGTTGAGTGGATGCACGTGTCAGATGGATGACTGAggggtgagtgagtgagtgagtggatgAATGCGAAGATGTGAGCAGGCCGTGGGGTCCACCTCCGTGGCAAGGTTACTCAGCCCGGGCACTGTGACACTCGGGACAGGTCATCCTTTGCTGCAGGGGccgtcctgtgcattgcaggatgcaTCTCTGGTCCCCCACCTACCAGGTGCGAGTagcgccccctcccccagttaCGACAACCAAACATGTCCCCAGATGTTGCCCAATGTCCCCAGGAGGCACAGTCACCCAGGGTGAGAACCCCTGCCACCCAGGGCAAGGACGAGCAGTCACCCACCTGTACTCCTCCACAAAGGACACGTCTTCGGCCACCTGCAGGGGACTCAAGGGCACTCCCCGCCAGAAGGCCAGCGCCTGGAGCTGCTGGGCCACCGCCTCCGCCTGCCCCCGAGCCCCCCGGGCAGCAGCCACCAGCTCCGGGCGCTGCACCAGCACCTCCTCCAGAGTGGTCAGCTCTGTCCTCACGGCCTCACCTAGCCTCTCCACCGTCTCCAACACCTGCGTGCAGGGGGCAGTCTGGGGTCAGAGGAGGGCATTGTCTGGGGAGGCCGGGGTTGGGTCCAAGGGTGTGGGGTGAAGTAGGAGTGGCAGGTGGCTGAGATCTGGGGGCTAGGACATCTGTGGAatgaggtacaggtctgtggccTCCCATCAGGAGCTCTGGGTGGTCAGTGGCTTGGGTCCCAGGTAAGATTAAGGCACCAGAACTAAAATTATGCCTGAGCTTTTGAGTCTGAAGTTGGCATCTGCCTGCCTGGGTCTGGGGTCCTGAGTCTCGATTCCATGGTCCAGGGTCTGCAATGGACATGACATTTGAGGTCCGAGGTCAGCCTGGGTCTCAGCTCTGGGTCTGGGACCCTGGGCCTAGGGGTGGGAGTGAGGCCTCTTGGCAGAGTCCTGGGTCTCAGCACTGAGGTCCCTGAGCTTTCGTTTAGGCCACAGATCAGGTCTGAGGGCCTGGATCTGACCTGAGGGCAGGGGTTCAGGGCTGAGACTAAGTGAATTGGGGTCTagatttgagccccatgtttcaGATCTGGGTTGAGGGTCTGAGGGGGCCATGTGTAAGGTCCCGGTTGCAGTCAGGGTTGGAGGTGGGGTGTACGGTCTGAGGTCTGAGTCTGAGTCTGGGGTCCCAAATCTCAGGCGTGGGGTCTTGGCTCTGAGTTTCGGTCCCGTTTCTCTGGGAGGTGGCCCTTTGTCCGGGTATGGGGAACCAGTCTGGGTGTGGGTCTGGGGTCTGGCCGGTGCCTGGCCCCTCACCAGGTGGTCTATGGCGCTGAGCGTATGGTTGGCATGCAGCAATGCTGAGCTGAGCTGGGACACCCCATCGCTGGTCTCGCTGTTGCCATAGAAACCGATGCCAATGCCGGCGCTGAGAAGGGGAGGGACGGGAAATCACAGTCTGTCCCGGGACCCTGGGGCCGcgtccccccacctcctcacacACCCGATTCcgtctcccaccccccaccccagtggtCCAGCCCGTCGTGGGAAAGGAACGTCTCCAGCATGGCCCCCACCGGTTGCCAAGGTAAcgggaagccccctcccccacccccgggacGTCATTGTGATGCTAATGGTGggtggaggggcggggcgggggggcagattTAACCCGCACCTCACTGGAGCGGAACCCCTGTCACGCCCAGCCCCAGGAGAAGCCCTCCCCCCAGGATTGCcggccccacacccagccctccctcctttcctcaagCACCTGTCCCTTCAGGGTGCCGCCATCCCCTCCCCGCCTCCTGGGGCTTCCCAGGAGTGCTGGCCCCCCAGTCATCATCTCCCGGGGCGGGGGGCCCCGAGCCTGGAGCTCCCCGCCTTCCCCCGCCCCCGGGACCCAAGCGTCTGGCCAGCTGAGAGCGAAGCAAGGGAATGTGGGCCGATGGGCCAGAAGCCTGCGCCCCCGCCCTTCCGCGGCCGGCACACAGAGCTCCATTGTGGGGTCCGAATGcgggcccctcccccccacccccagtgtgtCCCTCCGACCCGGCGGAGAGAGCCGGACGCCCTCACAGTTCCCAGCCCGGGCCacgggccccacccccagccgtGGGATCCCACGCCCGCCCCGGCGCCCCCGCCCATTGTTCACAGTGGGACAAAGCTGCTCTTGTTCCCAGGCCGCTGGGGGCTGGCCGTGTCTCTCCCCCACGGGGTCTTTGTCCACCACCCCCGTCCACCCCCAGTCAGGAGAGCCCGAAGAGGAAGCAGTTTGGATATAGGACGCCCAGGCCTCCTCCCCCACAGACACCCCCAAACACACTGCTGCTCCCCGCTGTGAGGCAGTGGGGTAGGGCCCAGCCCGCCACTCCCCCGGATCCGGGGCGGGTCTCTCTCGAATCCAGGCGTCCCGATCTGTGGGGGTGGCCTGACGGGGAGGGCTGTGCTTAGAGCTGGCTCTTGGTAAACGGTGTAAGGGTGTGTCCTCAagtgcccctcccctctctcccgcccccccccccccccNNNNNNNNNNNNNNNNNNNNNNNNNNNNNNNNNNNNNNNNNNNNNNNNNNNNNNNNNNNNNNNNNNNNNNNNNNNNNNNNNNNNNNNNNNNNNNNNNNNNgggcccccccccccccccccccccccccccccccccggggtagGGGGACGGGACCGCAGAagaaccccaccaccaccacccggGCCCTGAGAGGGGCTTGCGGGTCTCCACTCCACCACTTGGGCGAAGGGGCCTTGAAaagttgctttctctctccctctccctgagaCTTGCCCAGGGTTACTGTGGGAAGGAGTTAGACCAGCTCAGGTCTGGCCTCCTGGACTGTAAATATTACTGGGCTGTCTGTCTCCTTGACTAGAACATCAGCTGCAGGAGGGCAAGAACCTCGTCTGGCCCGTTCAGTATctcctggcacatagcagatccGCAAGAAAtagttgtggaatgaatgaatgaatgaatgaatgagttaatgaatgaCATCTCCCGTTACTGTTCACCCAGTGCGACTGTGATCCAGGCACTGTAcgttctctcatttaatcctgccGTAACTAGGAGGTGGGTGTCACTGTAACGTCCGTTTCAGAGATGTGGAAACTGAATCCTGGGGAGATTACATCATTCCCCTAGCCACACAGCTCTTCGGGGACAAAGCCACTCTTAACCCCTACCCGCTCCTGCAGGCCTGGCTGCCCTTGGGAAGTCACTCCTCTTGAAACTCAGTTTGTCCATCCATGAAATGGGAGCAGTCCTCCCTGCTGCAAGGCTGAGGTGGGCTTCTAGGACACCCTCAGGAAGGCTGACCGAGATGGTGGGGAGCcctgtccccactccccacccaccctggggCCCCATTACCAGCCGACGAGAAGGGCAGCAATGCAGCTCCAGGTGACACAGCCTCCCCCGGGTGGGGGGCTCTTGGCTCCGGGGGGCTCTGGGGGCCGGCAGCAGCAAAAGCGGATGAGGTAGACAGCAATGAAAATGAGGCTCAGGCCCAAGCCCAGGCCTGCCAAGGCCACCACCAGCAacagggcctggggaagggggagacatGAGGCCTCAGAGGAGCTCACTGCTCCCTCCCTGCGTGGCTGGAGGTCCTGGATCCGGGACTTCGGTGGAGGTGGAAGGCAGTCCTGGCTAGAATGGGGGGCCAAGCCCAGCCTGTGGGTTTCAGGTTTGTGGGGAAAGATggggtccccagcccctcccaggctggCCGCTGGGGCTCGGCGGTTTGGGGCTGGGTTACTGGAGGGAGCTTCCTACTGAGAGGCCCAAATCTTGGGTTCCAGTTCTGCTCTGGGTGTGGCCCTCGGCTGGGGCCTTCCCTCTCTGAGACTGTCTCCTCCTCATCCTAACCAGGCAGTTGGAATAGAGCGTCTCCCAGGACCTTCTGAGACCTGCATCCGGAACTGGGTGGGATCAGGGGGTGGACAGGGGTGCCTGTTCCTGGAGATGGGTGTGAaggcttcctcttcctcctccttgccGGTCCTCCCCTCTCACTGCTCACTCACTCCCCTGCTGCTGAGCTCTGCACACCCACCGCAGCGTGAGTCTGTCACCCAGGGACTCACAGGGTGGGGGGCGTGACAGCCTCCATGACAGGGTGTGTGTGCAAGACTCGGGGATGGAGACTTGGAGacagggaggcacagagagatagagagagaagagtggaaaagcagagatgcagagaaaggagacacagagacagatggTGGCAGAACCAAAGGCCgggaggacagaggcagggagagaacagGTATGTGCAGTTGGAAAAGCCTCGCAGGACAACGGGGCTCTCCACGAGGCAGGGCTTTACAGGGGGTGCGCAGAATGGGGCAGGGGGTTACCTTGAGCCACCCAGCAGGTAAGGGGCAACATCAGGAACAGAATCACCCCTCCAGACTCACTAACGCTCTTTCCTGGAAACCACCATGTGTCTCTGCCTTTGCCTTgcagtgtggtgtgtgtgtgtgtgtgtgtgaatgacaCAAGTGTGTGGTGTATTTGTGTTCCTGACTGTGAAACTGGGTGTTTTATCTTTGTATCTGCCATGAGATACTACacctgaatgtgtgtgtgtgtgtgtgtgtgtgtgtgtgtgtgagagagaaagagagagagagaatgagtgtcTCTGTGGGAGCACCTAGGTCTGCAGGTGTGAAAGTGATCTGTTGGCATCTGTGTGTTTCTGGACATGATTCTTTGAGTCTGAGTGGTCTctcgtggtgtgtgtgtgtgtgtgtgtgtgtgtgagaaagttGTGAGTGTGTTTGAATGTGAACATGTGTATGTCATATATGagtgaatatatgtgtatatatgtgtgaattTGTGTCTGAGTATGTGAGAGTAAGAATGTGAGTGTTGAGAGTGTGTATACAAGTGAGTGTGgtatgtgagtgtgtatgagtgtgtttaggtatgtgtgtgtctgagtgAAGGCAGGAATGAATGTGAGTGTATGAGTGTGTACACAAGTGAGCTTGGGGtgagtgaatgtgtgagtgagtgagagcaggaaTTGTGTaattgtgtgagtgtgtgtatatatgtgtgagtgtggggtgtgtgtgtgtgaggaggggaatgtgtgtccgtgtgtgtgcatggatgtgACTGTGGGTGTGTATacacgtgagtgtgtgtgtgtgtgtaactatgTGGGAGTGGGAGTGTGTGAGGATGGGaatgtgtgtccatgtgtgtgcatggatgtGACTGTGGGTGTGTATACACGtgagtgtggggtgtgtgtgtgtgtgtgagtgtgtcttCCAGCCTGGTGTCACCCTGTGCCTGACTTTTTCCAGCTGTGCCCAGAGTGGTCATCTTCCTGGGGGACAGTGTCCCCTCCTGGGCCGTGTGACTTCACGCCCGGCCCAGTGCTGTCACCCGgcctgttgggggggggggcggagtgAGCCTCTCCCAGTGCCTCGGGCAGTGACTGGGGCCAGCAACGGGTGCATGGCTGTGTGGGGAGGTCTCCTCTGCCCTGAGCAGGCGTCAGCGGCCAGCACTGGAGGTCGTGACTGTGGACATGAGAGGCTGTGGGCGAGGGGATGGCCGTCCCTGTTTGGTGGGGAGAGGGCGGCGTGGAGTAGGCAGGGAGGAGCTGCTCCCGGCTGGCACAGCCATGACCCAAATAGCTCAGAATACAGCACACATCCCCCTCTCTGCTTttctgggaccccccccccccacacacacacctcctaaGCTCTCCAATCCCCAGCCCTTTATCCCAGGAGCTCCCTAGCACAGATCCCAGGGGCCTAGACCCTATAGGCAGGGCCCAGGACACATCCAAGGGCTCCACAGGAttcccaggcaccccccccccccatgcacacaCTCCCCCACCCTTCCGCGGCTCAGCCAAGCCTCGCTCCTCATTAATCTCAAAGTCAAGGACTTGAATTAAACTGGGTCAGGGGACAGTTCCTTCACCCCTGTTGGAGCTGACCCAGGCtgggcccccttccccagggaccCCCGCTTCTGTAAggttcccaccccagccccaccctccggACCCATTTCTGTCATCCTCTGGTCCCCAAATGGAATCTCATTCCCCCCACCCCGAGCACCCTGACCACCCCTTCTGTCCTGGGACTGGGGACTGGCTGGAAGCTTCCTCTTACAGCACCTCCACCTTGTTTACCCAGCCCTGGCCCTAAATCCCTCATGCCCCTTCCCCATTTCAGGACTCAATCCCGTCCTAAACCAGGGCACCCCagccttcttcctctccaccaTTATCAGTTCCTGTCTCACCTTAACTGGACGGCCCCGATCCTATCAGGGGAGGGGGCATCTTTTAGGACACGGAGAGTGGACCTATCGCCCTGGTGACCCTGGAGGCTAGCTTCCCGGGCAGTTCTCAGAGACCCTGGAATCCAAGGCTCCCcggtcccttccctcctctgggaCTAGGGGGTCCAGGCCCCTGACCCTCCTTTATTTAAGGAACCAGAGCTCTGGTCTCCCAGCCTCTGTCCCAGGGGAACCTCCAAGTATGGGAGCCCGATGCTCCTCCTCTTTCAGATACCCCAAAGTCCGggcccggcccccacccccggaGAACACAGGAATCTGTCACCCAGCCCCCTTCTCCCTCACGACCCCAagctctgcctcccccccctccgcccccgcccccaggaccCCGCACCCGCTCCCACCTGCTGGTATTCTTGCTCTTGGGGCGCGAACCCGCTGGGTACCGGGCGGAGCTGGAAGTCGGCGCGGGGCAGCTGGTGGAGCAGATGCACCCAAGCCGAGGGTCGGTAGCCCGGGGGCGCCCCCATAGCCCCCGGGGAGGGCGCAGCGGGGCCGACGCCGGGGCTGCGGGAGCCTCGGCAGTGGAGCGGGGCGCGGGCGGAGCGGGGTCTGGCGGGGCTCAGGGGAgcggagcagggggagggagagggtggggggcggagattgggggaggaggagggaggcgcGGGCCAGACGGGGACGGTGCTGCCCCTGGTGGCTGCCGGGGGGACTGCGGCGCCGTGAGCGGGCCCCAGCGCTCCGCCCCTCAGCGCCGGCTCCCACCTGCGGCCGGCGCAGGTCCCACGCTGGACAGCGACATCCCTGTCCAAATGAGGCCGCTCATATTGTGCTATCACCCCACAGCAGCAAAGGATCCCTTTATCTCTAGGAAGATCCTTTATGTCTGTGCAAAAGGCACTAAGTATTTGCACGGCATCTTACAAATAACGGTCAGTTGcatcaataaaaaaaaacctcacttctGTGTGTAAGGGTAC is drawn from Neomonachus schauinslandi unplaced genomic scaffold, ASM220157v2 HiC_scaffold_626, whole genome shotgun sequence and contains these coding sequences:
- the LOC123323745 gene encoding protein tweety homolog 1 isoform X1, yielding MGAPPGYRPSAWVHLLHQLPRADFQLRPVPSGFAPQEQEYQQALLLVVALAGLGLGLSLIFIAVYLIRFCCCRPPEPPGAKSPPPGGGCVTWSCIAALLVGCAGIGIGFYGNSETSDGVSQLSSALLHANHTLSAIDHLVLETVERLGEAVRTELTTLEEVLVQRPELVAAARGARGQAEAVAQQLQALAFWRGVPLSPLQVAEDVSFVEEYRWLAYVLLLLLELLVCLFTLLGLAKQSKWLVIVMTVMSLLVLVLSWGSMGLEAATAVGLSDFCSSPDTYILNLTQEETGLSSDILNYYFLCNQAVSNPFQQRLTLSQRALANIHSQLQGLEREAVPQFPSAQKPLLSLEETLNVTEGDFHQLVALLHCRGLHKDYGAALRGLCEDALEGLLFLLLFSLLSAGALATTLCSLPRAWALFPPSDDYDDADDDDPFNPQESKRFVQWQSSI
- the LOC123323745 gene encoding protein tweety homolog 1 isoform X2, with product MGAPPGYRPSAWVHLLHQLPRADFQLRPVPSGFAPQEQEYQQALLLVVALAGLGLGLSLIFIAVYLIRFCCCRPPEPPGAKSPPPGGGCVTWSCIAALLVGCAGIGIGFYGNSETSDGVSQLSSALLHANHTLSAIDHLVLETVERLGEAVRTELTTLEEVLVQRPELVAAARGARGQAEAVAQQLQALAFWRGVPLSPLQVAEDVSFVEEYRWLAYVLLLLLELLVCLFTLLGLAKQSKWLVIVMTVMSLLVLVLSWGSMGLEAATAVGLSDFCSSPDTYILNLTQEETGLSSDILNYYFLCNQAVSNPFQQRLTLSQRALANIHSQLQGLEREAVPQFPSAQKPLLSLEETLNVTEGDFHQLVALLHCRGLHKDYGAALRGLCEDALEGLLFLLLFSLLSAGALATTLCSLPRAWALFPPRNPSASCSGSHLSEPLLRARLEPEPPPCSFPGCQRRPH